A window of Rhodococcus sp. SGAir0479 contains these coding sequences:
- a CDS encoding gluconeogenesis factor YvcK family protein has translation MSDERQRADGRAPRIVALGGGHGLYATLSAVRRLSSEVTAVVTVADDGGSSGRLRSELGVIPPGDLRMALAALAARDPQVQPWTDTVQHRFGGSGALAGHSVGNLILAGLTEVLGDSVAALDTVARLLQIEGRVLPMSTVALDIEADVVGLETDPRVSRCIRGQVAVATTPGKVRRVRLCPANPPACPDAVAAIARADAVVLGPGSWFSSVIPHVLVPELLDAMMRSAARKVLILNLAPEPGETAGFSAERHLHVLCQHAPEFRVDHVIVDSASVPPGRERDHLCRAALQLGAEVVYADVAEDGTHKHHAGKLAAVLDGVAARVPAVDSDRDDEAAERTVGGRESATWR, from the coding sequence ATGAGCGACGAGCGACAGCGCGCCGACGGCCGCGCACCCCGCATCGTCGCCCTCGGCGGCGGGCACGGGTTGTACGCGACGCTCAGCGCCGTGCGCCGCCTCAGCTCGGAGGTCACCGCCGTCGTGACGGTCGCCGACGACGGCGGATCGTCGGGCCGGCTGCGCAGCGAGCTCGGTGTCATCCCGCCCGGCGACCTGCGCATGGCGCTCGCGGCGCTCGCGGCCCGCGACCCGCAGGTCCAGCCGTGGACGGACACCGTCCAGCACCGCTTCGGGGGCAGCGGCGCCCTCGCCGGGCACTCGGTCGGCAACCTGATCCTGGCCGGGCTCACCGAGGTGCTCGGCGACTCGGTGGCCGCACTCGACACCGTCGCGCGGCTGCTGCAGATCGAGGGCCGGGTGCTGCCGATGTCGACGGTCGCGCTCGACATCGAGGCCGACGTGGTGGGGCTCGAGACCGATCCGCGGGTCAGCCGCTGCATCCGGGGGCAGGTCGCGGTCGCGACCACTCCCGGCAAGGTCCGCCGCGTGCGGCTGTGTCCCGCGAACCCACCGGCGTGCCCCGACGCGGTGGCCGCGATCGCGCGCGCGGACGCCGTCGTGCTCGGCCCGGGATCGTGGTTCTCGAGTGTCATCCCCCACGTGTTGGTGCCGGAGCTGCTCGACGCGATGATGCGGTCGGCGGCCCGCAAGGTGCTGATCCTCAACCTCGCGCCGGAGCCGGGGGAGACCGCCGGATTCTCCGCCGAGCGCCACCTGCACGTACTGTGCCAGCACGCGCCCGAGTTCCGCGTCGACCACGTGATCGTCGACTCGGCCTCGGTACCGCCCGGCCGCGAGCGTGATCACCTGTGCCGGGCGGCGCTGCAACTGGGAGCCGAGGTCGTCTACGCCGACGTCGCCGAGGACGGCACCCACAAGCACCATGCGGGCAAGCTGGCCGCCGTGCTCGACGGCGTCGCCGCGCGGGTGCCCGCGGTGGACAGCGATCGGGACGACGAGGCCGCCGAACGGACAGTCGGGGGAAGGGAGAGCGCCACGTGGCGATGA
- the whiA gene encoding DNA-binding protein WhiA: MTAEVKDELSRLAVTQISCRKAEVSSLLRFAGGLHIVGGRVVVEAEVDLGSIARRLRGEILDLYGYHSDVHVLSAGGLRKASRYVVRVAKDGEALARRTGLLDMRGRPVRGLPAQVVGGSVGDAEAAWRGAFLAHGSLTEPGRSSALEISCPGPEAALALVGAARRLGITAKAREVRGTDRVVVRDGEAIGALLTRMGAQDTRLTWEERRMRREVRATANRLANFDDANLRRSARAAVAAAARVERALEILAEDVPDHLAAAGTLRVKHRQASLEELGQLADPPMTKDAVAGRIRRLLSMADRKAKDLGIPDTESAVTPELLEEA; encoded by the coding sequence ATGACAGCCGAGGTCAAGGACGAGCTCAGTCGGCTCGCGGTGACACAGATCAGCTGCCGGAAGGCGGAGGTGTCGTCGCTGCTGCGGTTCGCGGGCGGCCTGCACATCGTCGGTGGACGCGTCGTCGTCGAAGCCGAGGTCGATCTGGGATCGATCGCGCGCCGACTGCGCGGTGAGATCCTCGATCTCTACGGCTACCACTCGGACGTGCACGTGCTCAGCGCGGGCGGACTGCGCAAGGCGTCCCGGTACGTGGTGCGGGTGGCGAAGGACGGCGAGGCGCTCGCCCGCCGCACCGGCCTGTTGGACATGCGAGGGCGTCCGGTGCGCGGTCTGCCGGCCCAGGTCGTGGGCGGCAGTGTCGGCGACGCCGAGGCGGCGTGGCGCGGCGCGTTCCTGGCGCACGGCTCACTCACCGAGCCGGGGCGCTCGTCCGCGCTCGAGATCAGCTGTCCGGGCCCGGAGGCCGCGCTCGCCCTCGTCGGCGCCGCGCGCCGGCTCGGCATCACCGCGAAGGCCCGCGAGGTGCGCGGCACCGACCGGGTGGTCGTGCGGGACGGCGAGGCGATCGGTGCCCTCCTCACCCGTATGGGTGCGCAGGACACGCGGCTGACCTGGGAGGAACGCCGTATGCGGCGCGAGGTGCGGGCCACCGCCAACCGGCTCGCGAACTTCGACGACGCCAACCTGCGCCGGTCGGCGCGTGCTGCGGTCGCGGCGGCGGCGCGGGTGGAGCGGGCGCTGGAGATCCTCGCCGAGGACGTCCCGGACCACCTCGCGGCGGCGGGCACGCTGCGCGTCAAGCACCGGCAGGCGTCGCTCGAGGAACTGGGGCAGTTGGCAGACCCGCCGATGACCAAGGACGCCGTGGCCGGGCGCATCCGCCGCCTGCTGTCGATGGCGGACCGCAAGGCCAAGGACCTGGGGATCCCCGACACCGAGTCGGCGGTGACCCCCGAACTGCTCGAGGAGGCCTGA
- the gap gene encoding type I glyceraldehyde-3-phosphate dehydrogenase, whose translation MTVRVGINGFGRIGRNFFRAVDAQKALGTTDIEIVAVNDLTDNATLAHLLKYDSILGRLPHEVSLEGDDTIVVGDTKIKALAHRGPLNELPWGELGVDVVVESTGIFTDAEKAKGHLEAGAKKVIISAPAKGEDITIVMGVNDDKYDGSQDIISNASCTTNCLGPIAKVLDDEFGIVKGLMTTVHAYTQDQNLQDGPHSDLRRARAAALNVVPTGTGAAKAIGLVLPQLLGKLDGYALRVPIPTGSVTDLTVNLAKSASVAEINAAMKAAAEGPLKGILKYTEAPIVSSDIVTDPHSSIFDAGLTKVIDDQVKVVSWYDNEWGYSNRLADLIGLVAKSL comes from the coding sequence GTGACGGTCCGGGTAGGCATCAACGGCTTCGGTCGTATCGGACGTAACTTCTTCAGGGCGGTCGATGCGCAGAAGGCGCTCGGCACCACCGACATCGAGATCGTGGCGGTCAACGACCTCACGGACAACGCGACGCTGGCTCACCTGCTCAAGTACGACTCGATCCTGGGTCGTCTGCCGCACGAGGTCTCGCTCGAGGGCGACGACACCATCGTCGTGGGCGACACCAAGATCAAGGCGCTCGCGCACCGCGGCCCGCTGAACGAGTTGCCCTGGGGCGAGCTGGGCGTCGACGTCGTCGTCGAGTCCACGGGCATCTTCACGGACGCCGAGAAGGCCAAGGGTCACCTCGAGGCCGGCGCCAAGAAGGTCATCATCTCCGCGCCCGCCAAGGGCGAGGACATCACGATCGTGATGGGCGTCAACGACGACAAGTACGACGGCAGCCAGGACATCATCTCCAACGCGTCGTGCACCACCAACTGCCTCGGCCCGATCGCCAAGGTCCTCGACGACGAGTTCGGCATCGTCAAGGGTCTGATGACGACGGTCCACGCGTACACGCAGGACCAGAACCTGCAGGACGGCCCGCACAGCGACCTGCGTCGCGCCCGCGCCGCCGCGCTGAACGTCGTCCCGACCGGCACGGGTGCCGCCAAGGCCATCGGCCTGGTCCTCCCGCAGCTGCTGGGCAAGCTCGACGGCTACGCGCTGCGTGTGCCGATCCCGACCGGCTCGGTCACCGACCTCACGGTCAACCTGGCCAAGTCCGCGTCGGTCGCCGAGATCAACGCCGCGATGAAGGCCGCCGCCGAGGGACCGCTCAAGGGCATCCTCAAGTACACCGAGGCGCCGATCGTGTCGTCGGACATCGTCACCGACCCGCACTCCTCGATCTTCGACGCCGGCCTGACCAAGGTCATCGACGATCAGGTCAAGGTCGTGTCCTGGTACGACAACGAGTGGGGCTACTCGAACCGCCTCGCGGACCTCATCGGTCTCGTCGCGAAGTCCCTCTGA
- a CDS encoding phosphoglycerate kinase codes for MAVKTLKDLLDEGVEGRTVLVRSDLNVPLDDGTITDPGRIVASAPTISALAEAGAKVIVMAHLGRPKGEVDPALSLAPVAAKLGEVLGRNVQLAGDVVGQDALARSEGLTDGDVLLLENIRFDPRETSKDDAEREALAKALVELVDGAGAFVSDGFGVVHRKQASVYDIAKLLPHYAGTLVAAEVEVLQKLTEDSERPYAVVLGGSKVSDKLAVIEALAPKVDTLVIGGGMFYTFLAAQGVSVGNSLCQEEMIETCKVLLERYADVIHIPQDVVIADSFSADAEAQTVSVLEIPDGWMGLDIGPQSVERFAAILSGAKTVFWNGPMGVFEFEKFAAGTKGVAEAIIEATGKGAFSVVGGGDSAAAVRQLGLPEDGFSHISTGGGASLEYLEGKTLPGISALEDRALED; via the coding sequence GTGGCTGTCAAGACTCTGAAGGACCTGCTGGACGAGGGGGTCGAGGGTCGTACCGTGCTGGTGCGCTCCGACCTCAACGTCCCGCTGGACGACGGCACCATCACCGATCCGGGCCGCATCGTCGCGTCCGCGCCGACCATCTCGGCGCTGGCCGAGGCCGGCGCCAAGGTCATCGTGATGGCACACCTCGGTCGCCCGAAGGGCGAGGTCGACCCGGCGCTGTCGCTGGCGCCGGTCGCCGCGAAGCTCGGGGAGGTGCTGGGCCGCAACGTCCAGCTGGCCGGCGACGTGGTGGGCCAGGATGCGCTCGCGCGCTCCGAGGGTCTCACCGACGGCGACGTGCTCCTGCTGGAGAACATCCGCTTCGATCCGCGTGAGACCAGCAAGGACGACGCCGAGCGCGAGGCGCTCGCCAAGGCGCTCGTCGAGCTGGTCGACGGCGCGGGCGCGTTCGTGTCCGACGGTTTCGGTGTGGTGCACCGCAAGCAGGCGTCGGTCTACGACATCGCCAAGCTGCTCCCGCACTACGCGGGCACGCTCGTCGCGGCCGAGGTCGAGGTGCTGCAGAAGCTCACCGAGGACTCCGAGCGCCCCTACGCGGTCGTGCTCGGTGGTTCGAAGGTCTCGGACAAGCTTGCCGTGATCGAGGCGTTGGCCCCCAAGGTCGACACCCTCGTCATCGGCGGTGGCATGTTCTACACCTTCCTCGCCGCGCAGGGCGTCTCGGTCGGCAACTCGCTGTGCCAGGAAGAGATGATCGAGACCTGCAAGGTGCTGCTCGAGCGGTACGCGGACGTCATCCACATCCCGCAGGACGTGGTGATCGCGGACTCGTTCTCGGCGGACGCCGAGGCGCAGACGGTCTCGGTGCTCGAGATTCCGGACGGCTGGATGGGCCTGGACATCGGACCGCAGTCGGTGGAGCGCTTCGCGGCGATCCTGTCCGGCGCGAAGACGGTGTTCTGGAACGGTCCGATGGGCGTGTTCGAGTTCGAGAAGTTCGCGGCGGGCACCAAGGGTGTCGCCGAGGCGATCATCGAGGCCACCGGCAAGGGCGCGTTCAGCGTCGTCGGCGGCGGCGATTCCGCGGCGGCCGTGCGTCAGCTCGGTCTGCCCGAGGACGGCTTCTCGCACATCTCCACCGGCGGCGGCGCGTCCCTCGAATACCTCGAGGGCAAGACGCTTCCCGGCATCAGTGCCCTCGAAGACCGAGCACTGGAGGACTGA
- the tpiA gene encoding triose-phosphate isomerase, with protein sequence MARKPLIAGNWKMNLNHLEAIALVQKIAFSLPAKYFEKVDVTVIPPFTDIRSVQTLVEGDKLDLTYGAQDVSAHDSGAYTGEVSGSMLAKLGCTFVVVGHSERRTLHGETDETVLAKTKAALKNGLTPIVCIGEGLNIREAGEHVAYNVAQLRGSLAGLSADEISKIVVAYEPVWAIGTGKVASAADAQEVCKAVRDTLAELATPEIAQAVRVLYGGSVNAKNVGELIAQPDVDGGLVGGASLKADEFATLSAIAAGGPLP encoded by the coding sequence ATGGCACGTAAGCCTCTGATCGCCGGCAACTGGAAGATGAACCTCAACCACCTCGAGGCCATCGCTCTGGTGCAGAAGATCGCATTCTCGTTGCCCGCGAAGTACTTCGAGAAGGTCGACGTGACGGTGATCCCGCCGTTCACCGACATCCGCAGCGTGCAGACGCTGGTCGAGGGCGACAAGCTCGACCTCACCTACGGTGCGCAGGACGTCTCGGCGCACGACTCGGGCGCCTACACCGGTGAGGTCAGCGGTTCGATGCTGGCCAAGCTGGGCTGCACCTTCGTGGTGGTCGGGCACTCCGAGCGGCGCACGCTGCACGGTGAGACCGACGAGACCGTGCTGGCCAAGACCAAGGCGGCGCTGAAGAACGGGCTCACCCCGATCGTGTGCATCGGCGAGGGCCTCAACATCCGTGAGGCCGGCGAGCACGTCGCCTACAACGTGGCGCAGCTGCGGGGTTCGCTCGCGGGTCTGTCCGCGGACGAGATCTCGAAGATCGTCGTCGCGTACGAGCCCGTGTGGGCCATCGGTACCGGCAAGGTGGCCTCGGCCGCCGACGCCCAGGAGGTCTGCAAGGCGGTGCGTGACACGCTCGCCGAGCTGGCCACGCCCGAGATCGCGCAGGCGGTGCGGGTGCTCTACGGCGGATCGGTCAACGCCAAGAACGTCGGCGAGCTCATCGCTCAGCCCGACGTCGACGGCGGTCTCGTCGGTGGAGCCTCGCTCAAGGCGGACGAGTTCGCGACGCTGTCGGCGATTGCCGCCGGCGGCCCGCTGCCGTGA
- a CDS encoding tyrosine-protein phosphatase encodes MRRTTRTAVAVTLSGSLLLAGAAAAGAAGSLDLPALGSTGSSAPTVVETPRLASVDNFRDVAGPGYKNALGLPMRTGVFYRANAVVPSDEDLATLESLGLSAIYDVRTDQEVADKPDRLPAGAEYVRIPILSGDLAGAAFQLQSPEEGRAFMRDMNRSFVSDASVRAGFTTLLTDLAETSGPQLFHCTAGKDRTGWAAALLQSIAGVPRETIMADYLLTNEYTADSMARTLQGLAARFGQERADIFAPLVGVEASYLQAAFDQVEAEYGSVENYLHDGLGLSDVTLAKLKVKLFV; translated from the coding sequence CTGCGCCGCACGACCCGGACCGCCGTGGCGGTCACCCTGTCCGGATCGCTCCTGCTCGCCGGCGCCGCCGCGGCCGGCGCGGCCGGCTCGCTCGATCTCCCGGCCCTCGGCTCGACCGGCTCCAGCGCCCCGACCGTCGTCGAGACGCCCCGGCTGGCGTCCGTCGACAACTTCCGCGACGTGGCCGGCCCCGGCTACAAGAACGCACTCGGTCTGCCCATGCGCACCGGCGTCTTCTACCGGGCCAACGCCGTCGTCCCGAGCGACGAGGATCTCGCGACCCTCGAATCGCTGGGACTGTCGGCGATCTACGACGTCCGCACCGACCAGGAGGTGGCCGACAAGCCCGACCGGCTCCCCGCCGGCGCCGAGTACGTGCGGATCCCCATCCTGTCCGGCGACCTCGCCGGTGCCGCCTTCCAGCTGCAGTCCCCGGAGGAGGGACGCGCGTTCATGCGGGACATGAACCGGTCCTTCGTCAGCGACGCAAGCGTCCGCGCCGGGTTCACCACCCTGCTCACCGACCTCGCCGAGACCTCCGGCCCGCAGCTGTTCCACTGCACGGCAGGCAAGGACCGGACGGGCTGGGCCGCTGCCCTCCTGCAGAGCATCGCCGGTGTGCCCCGGGAGACCATCATGGCGGACTACCTCCTCACCAACGAGTACACCGCCGACTCGATGGCGAGGACCCTGCAGGGACTGGCGGCCCGATTCGGACAGGAGCGCGCTGACATCTTCGCGCCCCTGGTCGGCGTCGAAGCCAGCTACCTGCAGGCCGCCTTCGACCAGGTCGAGGCCGAGTACGGCAGCGTCGAGAACTACCTGCACGACGGACTCGGGCTGTCCGACGTCACCCTCGCGAAGCTGAAGGTCAAGCTGTTCGTCTGA
- the secG gene encoding preprotein translocase subunit SecG: MALFLDILLVITSLLLVLLILLHRGKGGGLSSLFGGGVQSSLAGSSVVEKNLDRLTVFTAAIWLIAILGIGLEIKFS, from the coding sequence ATGGCACTGTTCCTGGACATCCTGCTGGTGATCACCAGTCTGCTGCTCGTTCTGCTGATCCTGCTGCACCGCGGCAAGGGCGGCGGCCTGTCCAGTCTCTTCGGTGGCGGTGTCCAGTCCAGCCTGGCGGGTTCGAGTGTGGTCGAGAAGAACCTCGATCGCCTCACGGTGTTCACCGCGGCCATCTGGCTCATCGCGATCCTCGGCATCGGGCTCGAGATCAAGTTCAGCTGA
- the ppc gene encoding phosphoenolpyruvate carboxylase: protein MTGIPASSSTSSASAPAPREATEPLREDIRLLGGILGDIVREQSGEDIFDLVERARVESFRVRRSEIDRAQLAESLARIDTSDAIPVIRSFSHFALLANVAEDIHRERRRAIHVRAGEPPQDSSLAATYAKLDAAEVDPTSAAAALEGALVAPVITAHPTETRRRTVFETQHRIMELMRLRDRSAEDPEERDAVDLQLRRQILTLWQTALIRLSRLRIQDEIEVGLRYYDASLFEVVPQINADIRDALQSRWPGTGVLSEPMLRPGSWIGGDRDGNPFVTAEVVGRATHRAAETAVEHHLAELEVLERELSMSARLVTVTPELDRLADAAGDDSPFRADEPYRRAVRGLRARLSVAAERILGHPAVHAVAGDQPGYDAPADLLADLAVIDTSLRSHGDGIVADDRLTRLRNSVEAFGFHLCGLDMRQNSEVHETVVAELLAWAGVHADYRSLSEDERVELLAAELATRRPLAGPHAEFSELTAKELGILAAAADAVRRIGPEAVPNYIISMCDSVSDMLEAALLLSEVGLFDPDGDDGPTCPVGIVPLFETIEDLRRGAETLTATLEVPIYRALVANRGDPQEVMLGYSDSNKDGGYLAANWALYRAELELVRVARKTGIRLRLFHGRGGTVGRGGGPSYDAILAQPPGAVEGALRITEQGEIIAAKYAEPRLARRNLEALVSATLESTLLDVEGLGDDATPAYEILDELAELARVAYADLVHDTPGFVEYFKASTPVAEIGALNIGSRPASRKPTESISDLRAIPWVLSWSQSRVMLPGWYGTGTAFEQWVGGDDERLATLTDLYERWPFFRTVLSNMAQVMAKSDMGLAARYSELVPDVALREEVFGKIAAEHERTVAMYRAITGHDNLLWDNPALERSVHNRFPYLEPLNHLQVELLRRYRAGDDSDSVRRGIQLTMNGLATALRNSG, encoded by the coding sequence ATGACCGGGATCCCTGCGTCGTCATCGACCTCCTCCGCATCCGCACCCGCTCCCCGAGAAGCCACCGAGCCGCTCCGGGAGGACATCCGCCTGCTCGGCGGCATCCTCGGTGACATCGTGCGTGAGCAATCCGGCGAGGACATCTTCGACCTCGTCGAGCGTGCCCGCGTCGAATCGTTCCGGGTCCGTAGATCGGAGATCGATCGCGCCCAACTGGCGGAATCGCTCGCGCGGATCGACACGTCCGACGCCATTCCGGTCATCCGCTCCTTCAGTCACTTCGCGCTCCTCGCGAATGTCGCCGAGGACATCCACCGCGAGCGCCGCCGGGCGATCCACGTCCGGGCCGGCGAGCCCCCGCAGGACAGCAGCCTGGCGGCGACCTACGCCAAACTCGATGCGGCCGAGGTGGATCCGACATCCGCCGCCGCCGCCCTCGAGGGCGCGCTGGTGGCGCCGGTCATCACCGCGCACCCGACCGAGACCCGGCGCAGGACCGTCTTCGAGACCCAGCATCGGATCATGGAGTTGATGCGCCTGCGCGATCGTTCGGCGGAAGACCCCGAGGAGCGCGACGCCGTCGATCTGCAGTTGCGCCGCCAGATTCTCACGCTCTGGCAGACGGCCCTGATCCGCTTGTCGCGCTTGCGGATCCAGGACGAGATCGAAGTGGGGTTGCGCTACTACGACGCCTCGCTGTTCGAGGTGGTCCCGCAGATCAACGCGGACATCCGTGATGCGTTGCAGTCGCGCTGGCCGGGCACCGGTGTGCTGTCGGAACCGATGCTGCGGCCGGGGTCGTGGATCGGCGGGGACCGCGACGGCAACCCCTTCGTCACCGCCGAGGTGGTGGGCCGAGCCACGCACCGCGCAGCGGAGACCGCCGTCGAGCACCATCTCGCCGAGCTCGAGGTGCTCGAGCGGGAGCTGTCGATGTCCGCCCGATTGGTGACCGTGACACCCGAGCTGGACCGGCTGGCCGACGCGGCCGGGGACGACTCCCCGTTCCGTGCGGACGAACCGTACCGGCGCGCGGTGCGGGGACTGCGCGCGCGGCTCTCGGTGGCAGCGGAGCGCATTCTCGGACACCCCGCGGTCCACGCCGTCGCCGGCGACCAGCCGGGCTACGACGCGCCCGCCGACCTGCTGGCGGATCTGGCCGTGATCGACACCTCGTTGCGTTCGCACGGAGACGGGATCGTGGCCGACGACCGGCTCACGCGGCTGCGGAACTCGGTAGAAGCCTTCGGTTTCCATCTGTGCGGTCTGGACATGCGGCAGAACTCCGAGGTGCACGAGACGGTGGTGGCGGAACTGCTGGCGTGGGCCGGTGTGCACGCGGACTACCGCTCCCTGTCCGAGGACGAACGGGTGGAGCTGCTGGCGGCCGAACTCGCGACCCGCCGCCCCCTCGCCGGTCCGCATGCGGAGTTCAGTGAGCTCACCGCCAAGGAACTCGGCATCCTGGCGGCCGCGGCGGACGCGGTCCGGCGGATCGGCCCCGAGGCCGTACCGAACTACATCATCAGCATGTGCGACTCGGTCAGCGACATGCTCGAGGCCGCGCTGCTGCTGTCGGAGGTGGGCCTGTTCGACCCCGACGGAGACGACGGCCCCACCTGCCCCGTGGGCATCGTGCCGCTCTTCGAGACGATCGAGGACCTGCGCCGCGGCGCCGAGACGCTCACCGCGACGTTGGAGGTGCCGATCTACCGGGCGCTGGTCGCCAATCGCGGCGACCCCCAGGAGGTGATGCTCGGGTACTCGGACTCCAACAAGGACGGCGGCTACCTCGCGGCGAACTGGGCGCTGTACCGCGCCGAACTCGAACTCGTCCGGGTCGCCCGCAAGACGGGAATCCGGTTGCGGCTCTTCCACGGTCGCGGCGGCACCGTGGGCCGGGGCGGCGGACCGAGCTACGACGCCATCCTGGCGCAACCCCCGGGCGCGGTCGAGGGCGCGCTGCGGATCACCGAGCAGGGCGAGATCATCGCCGCGAAGTACGCGGAGCCGCGGCTGGCCCGCCGCAATCTCGAGGCACTGGTCTCGGCCACGCTCGAGTCCACGCTGCTCGACGTCGAGGGCCTCGGCGACGACGCGACCCCCGCGTACGAGATCCTCGACGAGCTCGCGGAACTGGCGCGTGTCGCCTACGCCGACCTGGTTCACGACACCCCGGGATTCGTCGAGTACTTCAAGGCGTCCACGCCGGTGGCCGAGATCGGTGCCCTCAACATCGGGAGCCGGCCGGCCTCCCGGAAGCCGACCGAGTCCATCTCCGACCTGCGAGCCATCCCGTGGGTGCTGTCCTGGAGCCAGTCGCGGGTCATGTTGCCCGGCTGGTACGGCACCGGGACCGCGTTCGAGCAGTGGGTGGGCGGCGACGACGAGCGGTTGGCCACGTTGACGGACCTGTACGAGCGGTGGCCGTTCTTCCGCACCGTGCTCTCCAACATGGCGCAGGTGATGGCGAAGTCCGACATGGGGCTGGCCGCGCGCTACTCGGAGCTGGTGCCCGACGTCGCGCTGCGGGAGGAGGTGTTCGGCAAGATCGCGGCCGAGCACGAGCGCACGGTCGCGATGTACCGCGCGATCACCGGGCACGACAACCTGCTGTGGGACAACCCGGCCCTCGAACGGTCGGTGCACAACCGCTTCCCGTACCTCGAGCCGCTCAACCATCTCCAGGTGGAGCTGCTGCGGCGCTACCGCGCGGGCGACGACTCCGACAGTGTGCGGCGCGGCATCCAGCTCACCATGAACGGCCTGGCGACGGCGCTGCGCAACAGCGGATGA
- a CDS encoding cation:proton antiporter — translation MDLTLIAVVGVSSIVAVAAFAKRLGLAAPLLLVVVGIGLSFLPAVPDVDVEPELILAVVLPPLLYSAAVSMPAQDFRRNFKAISGLAVLLVVVTTAGTGALFHLLIPDLGWATAFALGAVVSPTDAVAATSVGRKLGLPSRLLTVLEGEGLVNDASALVLLRSAVAAMAGAVSLWHVAGDFVWSVIAATAIGAVVGVIGVRVRGWVNDTVLNTALSFVVPFVAFVPAEDLGASGVLAVVVCGLVTGHLAPRYLEAEHRIGEEMNWHTVAFLLESAIFLIMGLSLEHLIDEVQDSGLSVGEAVLYGFIASAFVIAARMIFVIPLVAVLKRDERRAAARLPYLERWQDRLGRPGAVEGLSSRRRFHIERRVNRASADADFLLSEKLGWRGGIVLAWSGMRGAITLAAAQTLPADTPYRAELILIAFVVAVTTLLLQGSTLPRVIRWVKIPGDDENRLRSQYDDLLDEMVEAAEEVLAGADDPALVSRVRADGLVGRRADRARAQRDPDNDVRRDEYLRLRLASIAAERRALLDARSSGAYSSSTLLAAQRMLDVEEARLQQLQESTGR, via the coding sequence GTGGACCTGACATTGATCGCCGTCGTCGGCGTTTCGAGCATCGTCGCGGTCGCTGCGTTCGCCAAGCGACTCGGACTGGCCGCCCCACTCCTGCTGGTGGTCGTCGGAATCGGGCTGAGCTTCCTGCCCGCGGTACCGGACGTGGACGTCGAACCCGAACTGATCCTGGCCGTGGTGCTGCCGCCGCTGCTGTACTCGGCCGCGGTGTCCATGCCCGCCCAGGACTTCCGACGAAACTTCAAGGCGATCAGCGGGCTCGCGGTGTTGCTGGTGGTGGTCACCACCGCCGGCACCGGCGCGCTGTTCCACCTGCTGATCCCCGACCTGGGCTGGGCCACCGCGTTCGCGCTCGGCGCCGTGGTCAGTCCCACCGATGCCGTGGCGGCGACGTCGGTCGGTCGCAAGCTCGGTCTGCCCTCGCGGCTACTGACGGTGCTCGAGGGGGAGGGGCTGGTCAACGACGCGTCGGCGCTCGTGCTGTTGCGCTCGGCGGTGGCGGCCATGGCCGGCGCCGTGTCGTTGTGGCACGTCGCCGGCGACTTCGTCTGGTCGGTGATCGCCGCGACGGCGATCGGTGCGGTCGTGGGTGTGATCGGCGTCCGGGTGCGCGGCTGGGTGAACGACACGGTGCTCAACACCGCGCTGTCGTTCGTCGTGCCGTTCGTCGCCTTCGTCCCGGCCGAGGACCTCGGCGCCTCCGGTGTGCTCGCGGTCGTGGTGTGCGGACTGGTGACCGGGCACCTCGCCCCGCGGTACCTCGAGGCCGAGCACCGGATCGGCGAGGAGATGAACTGGCACACGGTCGCGTTCCTGCTCGAGTCCGCGATCTTCCTGATCATGGGGCTCAGCCTCGAGCACCTGATCGACGAGGTGCAGGACTCCGGCCTGTCGGTGGGCGAGGCCGTGCTGTACGGCTTCATCGCCTCGGCCTTCGTGATCGCGGCCCGCATGATCTTCGTGATTCCGCTGGTCGCGGTGCTCAAGCGCGACGAGCGACGGGCCGCGGCGCGGCTGCCGTACCTCGAACGGTGGCAGGACCGCCTCGGCCGCCCGGGCGCCGTCGAGGGATTGAGCTCCCGGCGCCGATTCCACATCGAGCGCCGCGTCAACCGGGCCAGCGCCGACGCCGACTTCCTGCTGTCCGAGAAGCTCGGCTGGCGCGGCGGAATCGTGCTGGCCTGGTCGGGCATGCGCGGGGCGATCACGCTGGCCGCCGCCCAGACGCTGCCGGCGGACACGCCCTATCGTGCCGAGTTGATCCTGATCGCGTTCGTCGTCGCGGTGACCACGCTGCTGCTGCAGGGATCCACCCTGCCCCGGGTGATCCGGTGGGTGAAGATTCCGGGCGACGACGAGAACCGGCTCCGGTCCCAGTACGACGACCTGCTCGACGAGATGGTCGAGGCGGCCGAGGAGGTGCTCGCCGGCGCCGACGACCCGGCGCTGGTGTCGCGGGTGCGGGCGGACGGGCTGGTGGGACGCCGCGCCGATCGGGCCCGCGCGCAACGCGATCCCGACAACGACGTGCGGCGGGACGAGTACCTGCGGCTGCGGCTGGCGTCCATCGCCGCGGAGCGACGGGCGTTGCTCGACGCCCGCTCGTCCGGGGCGTACAGCTCGAGCACCCTTCTGGCCGCCCAGCGCATGCTCGACGTCGAGGAGGCCCGCCTCCAGCAGCTCCAGGAGTCGACGGGCCGCTAG